A stretch of the Dyella telluris genome encodes the following:
- a CDS encoding alpha/beta hydrolase, with protein MFVRTLLVLAALAVLFYGGVCLFLYLGQRQQIYHPEMTWRVQQRPDFELVNGGVHLRGWVMNPGHAKALLYFGGNGERIEDSRDDLARWFPDRTIYLLPYRGYAASDGRPGETALVGDATALFDHVAKAHGQVAVIGRSLGTGVAVQLAAKRPVERLALVTPFDSLVRVAAGYFPWLPVNALMRDRYESWRYVNAIHCPVLVIRAEDDEVIPTARTQALIRAFAPPPAEQVIADAGHNTVQDHADYRVSLERFLQ; from the coding sequence ATGTTCGTGCGGACCTTGCTGGTGCTGGCGGCACTGGCGGTGCTGTTCTACGGAGGCGTCTGCCTGTTCCTGTATCTGGGACAGCGGCAGCAGATCTATCACCCGGAGATGACCTGGCGCGTGCAGCAGCGACCGGACTTCGAGCTGGTCAACGGCGGCGTGCATCTGCGCGGCTGGGTCATGAATCCGGGCCACGCGAAGGCGTTGCTCTATTTCGGCGGAAACGGCGAGCGCATCGAGGATTCACGCGACGACCTGGCGCGCTGGTTTCCCGACCGCACGATCTACCTACTGCCGTACCGGGGTTACGCGGCCAGCGATGGAAGGCCCGGCGAGACCGCGCTGGTAGGTGACGCCACGGCGTTGTTCGACCACGTGGCGAAGGCGCACGGGCAGGTGGCGGTGATCGGGCGCAGCCTGGGCACGGGCGTGGCCGTGCAGCTGGCCGCGAAACGGCCGGTGGAGCGCCTGGCGCTGGTCACGCCGTTCGACAGCCTGGTGCGGGTGGCGGCCGGCTATTTCCCCTGGCTGCCGGTGAACGCGTTGATGCGCGATCGCTACGAGTCGTGGCGCTACGTCAACGCCATCCACTGTCCCGTGCTGGTGATCCGCGCCGAAGACGACGAAGTGATTCCCACAGCGCGCACGCAGGCGTTGATCCGTGCCTTCGCGCCACCACCGGCCGAGCAGGTGATCGCCGATGCCGGGCACAACACCGTCCAGGATCACGCGGACTATCGCGTGAGCCTGGAGCGGTTCCTGCAGTGA
- a CDS encoding RcnB family protein, whose product MKTLSSVFVALALLAGSGAALADPGHDHDRGRGHHDDHDRGHGHDRDRHDHWERRYYSDRGYYGRPHRWERGYRYDGPMYIVDDYRGYRLAPPPYGYRWVRNDSNYLLVSIGDNMILDMVIR is encoded by the coding sequence ATGAAGACCCTTTCCAGCGTGTTTGTCGCTCTGGCCCTGCTCGCCGGCAGCGGCGCGGCCCTGGCCGACCCGGGCCACGACCACGACCGGGGACGCGGCCATCATGACGACCATGATCGCGGACATGGGCACGACCGCGACCGTCACGACCACTGGGAACGCCGCTACTACAGCGATCGCGGCTACTACGGTCGCCCGCATCGCTGGGAACGCGGCTATCGCTATGACGGACCGATGTACATCGTGGACGACTACCGCGGCTATCGCCTCGCCCCGCCTCCGTACGGCTACCGCTGGGTGCGCAACGACAGCAACTACCTGCTGGTATCCATCGGCGACAACATGATTCTGGACATGGTCATCCGCTGA